In one Brassica oleracea var. oleracea cultivar TO1000 chromosome C9, BOL, whole genome shotgun sequence genomic region, the following are encoded:
- the LOC106314821 gene encoding uncharacterized protein LOC106314821 produces the protein MESHREEAQFGVVVCLIRFAKIGAFRGNLQVSNSFDSSQFVFNPNIKEAKDLREAFKFNDNSMSIFETSEDGKDIVTQANSGTGQKLSNWKEYEDKKLSELLGCTQVEKCKVVATIYAIDTDYAWFRLHMMAKDDTAEAKFVLLDWIAWPVIGVKAENILNGSLDEVEDPELLPECNTDLVGKTYKFGVTIEKGAEIFKVLKVWSVYNTLMVDSQSETALERETIAISGSEVSLLTYSDESSSKMTTPSK, from the exons ATGGAATCTCATAGAGAAGAAGCCCAATTTGGAGTTGTTGTATGTTTGATCCGCTTTGCGAAGATTGGGGCGTTTAGAG GTAATCTCCAAGTCTCAAACTCATTTGATTCTTCGCAATTTGTGTTCAATCCTAACATAAAGGAAGCAAAGGATTTAAGAGAAGC TTTCAAATTTAATGACAATTCTATGAGCATTTTTGAGACAAGTGAAGACGGGAAAGATATTGTTACTCAAGCCAACAGTGGGACTGGACAGAAACTATCCAATTGGAAAGAATACGAAGATAAAAAATTATCTGAGCTATTGGGTTGCACACAG GTTGAGAAGTGCAAGGTTGTTGCTACAATCTATGCTATAGATACTGATTATGCATG GTTTAGGCTTCATATGATGGCTAAGGATGATACAGCTGAAGCAAAATTTGTACTTCTTGATTGGATTGCATGGCCAGTTATAGGAGTAAAAGCCGAAAATATTCTGAATGGTTCTTTGGATGAG GTTGAAGATCCTGAGTTATTGCCTGAGTGTAATACGGATCTCGTGGGAAAGACTTATAAGTTTGGTGTTACAATTGAAAAAGGTGCTGAGATTTTTAAGGTGCTTAAAGTCTGGTCAGTTTACAACACACTCATGGTTGATTCCCAGTCTGAAACCGCCTTGGAAAGGGAAACAATAGCTATCTCAGGCTCAGAG GTGTCTCTATTAACTTACAGTGATGAAAGCTCTAGCAAGATGACAACTCCTTCAAAGTGA